The following proteins are encoded in a genomic region of Gimesia algae:
- a CDS encoding substrate-binding domain-containing protein — translation MKSRPSIALLIESSNSYARGLLRGIMSYIHEHHSWSIYLPEHGRGNVPVNWLNNWHGDGIIARIENTKIAEAVVNSGVPAVDVSAARLAPSLPWVETDDRAIASLAAQHLIDRGFQHYAFCGDHRFNWSRWREAHFQECIQTASLHCHTYPQTRGRKQSPPWEAEQKRLADWIRALPKPVGGDGLLRY, via the coding sequence ATGAAATCACGCCCTTCGATTGCCCTGTTGATTGAATCGTCTAACTCTTACGCCCGGGGGCTGTTGCGGGGAATCATGTCTTATATTCATGAGCATCATTCCTGGTCGATCTATCTGCCCGAACATGGTAGAGGTAACGTTCCGGTCAACTGGCTCAACAACTGGCACGGGGACGGAATTATCGCCCGGATTGAGAACACAAAGATCGCGGAAGCGGTTGTGAATTCGGGAGTCCCAGCCGTAGATGTGAGCGCCGCCCGTCTGGCACCTTCACTTCCCTGGGTGGAGACCGATGATCGCGCGATTGCTTCGCTGGCGGCACAACATCTGATCGATCGCGGATTTCAGCACTATGCATTTTGTGGCGATCATCGTTTCAACTGGTCCCGCTGGCGGGAAGCACATTTTCAGGAATGCATTCAGACAGCAAGTTTACACTGTCACACGTATCCTCAGACGAGGGGCAGAAAACAGTCACCTCCCTGGGAAGCCGAACAGAAACGACTGGCAGACTGGATTCGTGCGCTTCCCAAACCGGTGGGGGGTGATGGCCTGTTACGATATTAA